From the genome of Agrobacterium tumefaciens:
TTACAGGCGATAAAGCGGCGCTGAAGGGTCAGGACGCCATGGGCAGGGACAGGCGATCCCAGCACGTATCAATGCCTGACGGCAGCCTGTGCTTCATGATCCGTTGACTGGGCGTGCGTTCGAACTCATCGACAACAGCGATGTAACGCGGGTTCTGGTAGGTGGCCAGCCGTTCACCGAGCCAGGCGGAAAGCTCTGACGGATGCCAATGACCATGTGGCGCCATCAACACCGCGGTTTCGCGGAGCCGCTATACGCCGGGAGAAGCCGAGCAGCGCTTTTCCGCGCTGGTAACGGTTGCCGCCAGGTCTATTTCGATGGCTGGCGGCGCCCGAAGATAGAGCAGGCCCAAGCAAAAGAAGCCACCGCCACGCAATCGCAGCGCATGGAACAATCGATCCGCCGGTGCTCTCTTAGCGCTCGCCGTTCACGAATGGGCTGAAGACCATCAGGCTCAGGATTTCAAACAGAACCTGCGCCCCGGCATGGGCGGTGTTCGTTGTTGCGTCATATTGCGGCGCGACCTCCACGACATCGCCACCAACCAGATTGATCCCCTTGAGGCCACGGATCAGTTCCAGCACCTCGCGGCTGGTCAAACCACCGATTTCCGGCGTGCCGGTACCGGGAGCAAATGCCGGGTCCAGACTGTCGATATCAAAGGACAGGTAGGTCGGGCCATCGCCGATCACCGCTTTCGCCTTCTCGATAATGGCTGGAATGCCAAGCCCGGTAACCTCTTCGGCATGGATGACCGTCATGCCGGACTCGTAGGAAAACTCCCATAGATATTCCGCCGCACCTCGAATACCGATCTGGATCACACGCGTCGGGTCGAGCACACCATCGAGCACGGCGTTGCGGAACGGTCCACCGTGATGGAACTTCGTCAGATCGTAAGCCCCACCCGTATCGCAATGCGCGTCGATATGGATCATGCCGACAGGGCGATTTTTTCCCACGGCGCGAAGAATGGGGTGGGTGATCGAATGGTCTCCTCCGACGGAGAGTGGCACGACACCGGCAGAAACGATCTGGTCGACGCGTTTTTCGATATCCTCATGGCTCAATTCCAGACGATAACGGCTTCGGAACGGCACATCGCCAATATCCGCAACGCGCAGTTCATGAACGGGAGCGCAACCAAGTACGTGGTTATAGGGTCCGATGCGTTCGATGGAACGCAGTGCGCGCGGCCCGAAGCGGGAGCCGGGCCGGTTGGTAACGCCGAGATCCATCGGCACACCGAGCAGGGCCACCTGGAGATCGCCGAAATCAGGCGTTTCAGCATCGACGGATAGATGTGGGGCCGTCAGAAATGTCGGGATGCCGGAGTAAGGCGCAAGGCGCGTACCGCCTTCATTGAAAATCTTGTCGGCAACCTTTCGAAACTCCGGGTCGAACAGATCTCCCCCATGACCCTGCCCGTACTTCGAACGCAGTTCTTCCAGTTTCTTGTCGTCAAACGCCATATCTGCCTCACAGAGTTGGAAAGGGGTGACGAAAACAAAGCACACCCGTCTACGGCCGACATCGGCACGCAGCTTTTTCATCCCCTTCATTCTTATTGACGACAACTATGGACGATTGGGATTGGAAATCAATTGACATTGTTATAGCGTTTTATGTGAGAAATTCTCACATGAATTGCCGTGGAGTGCACCCCTTTGCCTAGCCGTCTGCCACCGCTGAACCCTTTGCGCGCGTTCGAAGCCGCTGCCCGGCGAGGCTCGGTGTCCGCCGCCGCCCGGGAACTCAACGTGACGCACGGCGCGATCAGCCATCAGATCCGGGCATTGGAACAGTCGTTCGATACGCCTCTGTTCGAGCGCAACGGCAAGCGCCTGAAACTCACGCCACAAGGCGCGCTGCTTCTGCCGGCTGTGACCAGCGCGTTTGACGGGATCGCGGCGGCGACGGCGGCGATGACAAGGCCGGCAACCAGCGGCGAGCTGACCGTGACATGTGTGGCGGCACTCCTGTCCTTCTGGCTGATACCGCGCATGGACCGGTTTACCGAACAGTTCCCCGGTGTGACCTTGCGGTTGATTGCATCGAACGACGCAGCGTCGCCCTTTTCCCCGTATGTCGACGTCTCGATCCTTTATGGCGACGGTAACTGGGGTGATTGCTGGACGCGCCTATGGAGCCGCTTTTCGCTCTTTCCCGTTGCCGGCCCCACACTCCTCAACATGCAGCCGTTGCGTTCCATCCGCGATCTGCAGGACCACGTGCTACTCCATTGTGACGACGGTCGTGAATGGAATACCTGGCTCGCAGCGGCCGACGCCCGCGATCTGCCCCGTGGCCGCCAGCACTTCATGGGAGATGCCCGTCTTGCAACGGAGGCCGTGTTGCACAATCAGGGTGTCGCCCTCGGTGACTCGATCACGGCGGGCGACCTCATTGCAAAAGGCGAACTCGTCGCACCGTTCGATCTCGCAGTGCCCGCAAACCATGCGCTTTATGTGGCATGCCGCTCAGACAAACGGGCAGCACCGATCGTCCAGGCCTTCATCGACTGGCTGTTTGCAACGATCGAAAGCGATATGCCGCATGAGCCCCTCAACTCCGCACGCACCATTCTCAGACAGCGCCAGCCTCGTTCGAGGGTAGAAGACGATTCCTCAATATAAAAGAGGTGCCTTGCGGCGCCTCCTCGATCTCTTTTCCTCTGTACAGCCTATTAGAACCGGGCTGTCATGCTGACCCAGAAGCGACGACCTTCCATGACGGTGTTGAAATCGTCGGTGCCAACATCCTTGTCGAAGACGTTATAGATCGCCGCATTGAAATCGACGTTTTCAGCCACGGCATATTTCGCGCCGATATCGAGGGTGGTGTAGGCGTCGTATTTACGCGCCGCCTTGCCGTTGATCGTGACGGCCGTGCCATTGGTGCCGATACGCGGCCCCGCGTTGATCTCCGATCCATGGTAGTTGACCGATGCCCATGCTTCCAGTCCGTCGATCGGCGTTACCCAGTCCCCTCTGAGGTTGGCCATATGCTCAGGCGTACGGGCCAGCGGCAGACCTTCATAGTCACCGGTCTTCTGTTCCGAATGCGTGTAGGTGTAGCTGCCACGGAAGGTCAGTTCCGGTGTCGCATACCAGGTCGCGGTCAACTCGACACCCTGGATCACCGCATCATCGATGTTGTAGTTGTACCAGAGGCGGTAGTTCGGATCTTCGCTCCAGCGCACCGGATCGCCGCTGGAATCGAGTACCAGGGCATTGGAAATCTTGTCCTTGAAGTCTGTGTAGAAATAGGTCGCACCGAGCGCCACATCGCCGTTGTCCCAGAGCGCTGCCAGCTCGTAGCTCGTGCTCTTTTCCGCTTCCAGATTGGGATCGCCAATGATAACGCCGCAAGTGCCGGTTGGGCCATAGGTGCAGCCGCCGCCGCCCGTGGTGTAGGCGTAACCGGGCGCTACCTGGCGGATTTCGGGTGCACGGAAGCCAGTGGAAACACCACCCTTGATGGTCAGATCCTGGGTCGCGCTCCAGACACCGTAAATACGCGGGCTGAAATGGTTGCCGTATTTTTCGTGGTTATCGAGGCGCAAACCGCCGGTCAGGGCAAAGCTGTCAATGATGCGCCATTCGTCCTCGACGAAAAGCGCCCATTGCGTCGCGGAAAATGTTTCATCCAGACCGGAACGGCGACCTGGATTCTGGTCGGTGAGCTGTGCTTCGAAATATTGTCCGCCAGTGACCAGCGTATGACCGCCAAACAGTTCGAACGGCGTTGTGAA
Proteins encoded in this window:
- a CDS encoding LysR family transcriptional regulator — protein: MPSRLPPLNPLRAFEAAARRGSVSAAARELNVTHGAISHQIRALEQSFDTPLFERNGKRLKLTPQGALLLPAVTSAFDGIAAATAAMTRPATSGELTVTCVAALLSFWLIPRMDRFTEQFPGVTLRLIASNDAASPFSPYVDVSILYGDGNWGDCWTRLWSRFSLFPVAGPTLLNMQPLRSIRDLQDHVLLHCDDGREWNTWLAAADARDLPRGRQHFMGDARLATEAVLHNQGVALGDSITAGDLIAKGELVAPFDLAVPANHALYVACRSDKRAAPIVQAFIDWLFATIESDMPHEPLNSARTILRQRQPRSRVEDDSSI
- the speB gene encoding agmatinase, which produces MAFDDKKLEELRSKYGQGHGGDLFDPEFRKVADKIFNEGGTRLAPYSGIPTFLTAPHLSVDAETPDFGDLQVALLGVPMDLGVTNRPGSRFGPRALRSIERIGPYNHVLGCAPVHELRVADIGDVPFRSRYRLELSHEDIEKRVDQIVSAGVVPLSVGGDHSITHPILRAVGKNRPVGMIHIDAHCDTGGAYDLTKFHHGGPFRNAVLDGVLDPTRVIQIGIRGAAEYLWEFSYESGMTVIHAEEVTGLGIPAIIEKAKAVIGDGPTYLSFDIDSLDPAFAPGTGTPEIGGLTSREVLELIRGLKGINLVGGDVVEVAPQYDATTNTAHAGAQVLFEILSLMVFSPFVNGER
- a CDS encoding TonB-dependent receptor encodes the protein MAGTALGLAVPAFAQQATENNTVLQQIVVTAAGFEQNVKDAPASITVVTREDLEKGSYRDLTDALREVQGVAVTGIANERDIFIRGLPGAYTLILVDGRRQSTRDARTNGNSGFEQSFIPPVSAIERIEVVRGPMSSLYGSDAMGGVINIITRKVGDVWSGSVTTEGTAQQHSRFGNSGQVSWYANGPILKDVLGLQVWGRGFKRSEDRILNGTTGAKEFDFNGRLTLTPNEDHDIYLEAGKTRLRRDAEPGESLAATDANSTYNINTRDHWSLSHTGRWGPTTSEFSIQQEWAERTNFTRNVRTGRVTENPRSPEIRNTVIDGKFTTPFELFGGHTLVTGGQYFEAQLTDQNPGRRSGLDETFSATQWALFVEDEWRIIDSFALTGGLRLDNHEKYGNHFSPRIYGVWSATQDLTIKGGVSTGFRAPEIRQVAPGYAYTTGGGGCTYGPTGTCGVIIGDPNLEAEKSTSYELAALWDNGDVALGATYFYTDFKDKISNALVLDSSGDPVRWSEDPNYRLWYNYNIDDAVIQGVELTATWYATPELTFRGSYTYTHSEQKTGDYEGLPLARTPEHMANLRGDWVTPIDGLEAWASVNYHGSEINAGPRIGTNGTAVTINGKAARKYDAYTTLDIGAKYAVAENVDFNAAIYNVFDKDVGTDDFNTVMEGRRFWVSMTARF